In Chitinophaga sp. HK235, a single window of DNA contains:
- a CDS encoding nicotinate phosphoribosyltransferase produces the protein MTKENLILLADAYKYSHHKLYIPGTQHIYSYLESRGGKFNETVFYGLQYFLKEYLEGVVFTKEKLDEAATTLQEVFGRDDVFDRSRFEYIINKHGGKLPVRIKAAPEGTVVPVRNVLMTIENTDPECFWLTNFLETLLMQVWYPCTVATLSREIRKVVKHYYEATVSEAAYAGMDFVLNDFGFRGASSVESAGIGGSAHLVNFSGSDTIAGSMLAKRYYNAPTAPGLSIPATEHSIVTLLGEAGELEIFKHVLNTFPTGTIACVSDSYNIFRACEEYWGTELKEQILSRQGTLVIRPDSGDPVKTLLKVFEILMNKFGYTINEKGYKVLPPQVRVIQGDGISYSSIPPIFEALKQAGISAENLVLGMGGALLQRVNRDTQEFALKCAYAEVNGQGIKVQKTPVEMDANGNLQTSFKKSKAGKLKLVKDNGSFKTVGADEAPELDDVLVTVFENGHLTQTWSFDEVRKAAAL, from the coding sequence ATGACAAAGGAAAATCTCATCCTCCTGGCCGACGCTTACAAATACTCTCACCACAAATTATACATCCCTGGTACCCAACACATCTATTCCTACCTGGAAAGCCGCGGCGGCAAATTCAACGAAACGGTGTTCTACGGTCTGCAATATTTCCTGAAAGAATACCTGGAAGGCGTAGTCTTCACCAAAGAAAAACTGGACGAAGCCGCTACAACACTGCAGGAGGTTTTTGGTCGCGATGATGTCTTCGATCGCAGCCGCTTCGAATATATCATCAATAAACACGGCGGTAAACTCCCCGTACGCATCAAAGCAGCACCAGAAGGCACGGTAGTGCCTGTAAGAAATGTGCTGATGACCATAGAAAACACGGATCCCGAATGTTTCTGGCTCACCAACTTCCTCGAAACACTGCTGATGCAGGTATGGTATCCCTGCACCGTAGCTACCCTGTCACGCGAAATCAGGAAAGTGGTTAAACATTACTACGAAGCTACTGTCAGTGAGGCCGCCTACGCAGGCATGGATTTCGTACTCAACGATTTCGGCTTCCGCGGCGCCAGCTCTGTGGAAAGTGCCGGCATCGGCGGTAGCGCCCACCTGGTCAACTTCTCCGGCAGCGACACCATTGCCGGTTCTATGCTCGCCAAACGTTACTATAACGCACCCACCGCACCTGGTCTCTCTATCCCAGCTACAGAACACTCTATCGTAACACTGCTCGGCGAAGCCGGAGAGCTGGAGATCTTCAAACATGTGCTCAATACCTTCCCAACCGGCACTATCGCCTGTGTATCCGACTCCTACAATATCTTCCGCGCCTGCGAAGAATACTGGGGCACCGAACTGAAAGAACAGATCCTCAGCAGACAGGGCACCCTCGTAATCCGCCCCGACAGCGGCGATCCGGTAAAAACACTCCTCAAGGTATTCGAAATACTGATGAACAAATTCGGCTACACCATCAACGAAAAAGGTTATAAGGTGTTACCTCCGCAGGTCCGCGTAATCCAGGGCGATGGCATCAGCTATTCTTCTATCCCTCCCATCTTTGAAGCCCTGAAACAGGCCGGTATCAGCGCCGAAAACCTGGTACTGGGTATGGGTGGCGCGCTGCTCCAGCGTGTTAACCGCGACACCCAGGAATTTGCGCTTAAATGTGCTTACGCAGAAGTAAACGGCCAGGGCATCAAAGTACAGAAAACACCTGTGGAAATGGATGCCAACGGCAACCTCCAGACCTCCTTCAAAAAATCCAAAGCAGGCAAACTTAAACTCGTAAAAGACAACGGTTCTTTCAAAACAGTAGGCGCCGATGAAGCACCGGAACTGGACGATGTGCTGGTAACCGTCTTCGAAAACGGCCACCTCACCCAAACCTGGTCTTTCGACGAAGTCCGCAAAGCAGCCGCTTTATAA
- a CDS encoding NUDIX domain-containing protein has product MQTTKPTGVIIARFQTPSLHEGHLELIRQVKQKHNRVLIILGVSPVKGSRKNPLDYYTRERMIKQQFPEIIILPLSDQKSDTVWSRKLDELLSANFPHETFVLYGSRDSFMGTYSGRYATEALPPVKDYNATALREALSDKVFDTEEFRAGIIYNTYNLFPSVYATVDIALFRNNKQELLVGRKPNENNWRLPGGFSDPTDESFEIAAARELREECGSMETSSLEYVASQRINDWRYRSETNKIITTLFSADLLFGEPAPGDDLAALRWITVKDIPSLIEKQELSDTHIPLFQILVDKYAK; this is encoded by the coding sequence ATGCAAACGACAAAGCCCACAGGAGTTATTATAGCCAGATTCCAGACACCTTCCCTGCATGAAGGTCACCTCGAACTGATCAGGCAGGTGAAACAAAAACACAACCGTGTTTTAATCATCCTCGGTGTAAGCCCTGTAAAAGGAAGCCGGAAAAACCCGCTGGACTACTACACCCGGGAACGTATGATCAAACAACAGTTCCCCGAAATCATTATCCTGCCCCTCAGCGATCAGAAAAGCGACACGGTATGGTCCAGAAAGCTGGATGAGCTGTTATCTGCCAACTTCCCCCACGAAACATTTGTATTGTATGGTAGCCGCGATAGCTTCATGGGCACCTATTCCGGTCGTTACGCTACGGAAGCACTCCCGCCGGTAAAAGACTACAATGCCACCGCTTTACGCGAAGCCTTGTCAGATAAAGTGTTCGACACCGAAGAGTTCCGCGCAGGTATTATCTATAACACCTATAACCTTTTTCCATCTGTATATGCAACGGTAGATATAGCACTGTTCAGAAACAACAAACAGGAGCTACTGGTAGGCCGCAAGCCCAATGAAAACAACTGGCGCCTGCCCGGTGGTTTCTCCGACCCTACAGACGAAAGCTTCGAAATAGCGGCTGCCAGGGAGTTACGGGAAGAATGTGGGAGCATGGAAACAAGCAGCCTCGAATATGTAGCCTCCCAACGGATAAACGACTGGCGCTACCGTTCAGAAACTAACAAAATCATCACCACACTATTCAGCGCCGACCTGCTCTTCGGAGAACCCGCTCCCGGCGATGATCTCGCAGCACTGCGCTGGATAACGGTAAAGGATATACCATCCCTGATAGAAAAACAGGAACTCTCTGACACACATATCCCATTATTTCAGATACTGGTTGACAAATACGCTAAATAA
- a CDS encoding 2-phosphosulfolactate phosphatase gives MTESNKPSLEVCLSPALLHLFDVKNSIVVIIDVLRATSTICTALYNGAAKVIPVATVEECVNIGRAIDGITAGERDGKVAEGLVHGNSPFEYPREFIENKTLVLTTTNGTKLLHMAKDAIQIITGSFPNISAVCDYLIAQNQNVILGCAAWKDRVNMEDTLFAGAVVNRIREHFDVNCDSAIAAETLYESAKTDIHQFMKQASHYKRLAKYGLEKDIAYCLTPDGANILPIFKDGALVGI, from the coding sequence ATGACAGAAAGCAACAAACCCAGCCTGGAAGTATGTCTATCCCCGGCTTTATTACATTTATTTGATGTGAAAAACAGCATCGTGGTCATCATCGATGTACTGCGTGCTACCTCAACCATCTGCACCGCCCTGTACAATGGCGCTGCCAAAGTAATACCAGTAGCTACCGTAGAAGAATGTGTGAATATCGGCCGTGCGATCGATGGCATCACTGCCGGCGAACGCGATGGTAAAGTGGCGGAAGGACTGGTACATGGTAACTCCCCTTTTGAATATCCCCGGGAGTTTATCGAAAACAAAACACTGGTGCTCACTACTACCAACGGCACCAAGTTACTGCATATGGCCAAAGATGCCATTCAGATCATTACCGGCTCTTTTCCCAATATCAGCGCGGTATGCGACTACCTGATCGCTCAAAATCAAAACGTGATACTGGGATGCGCCGCCTGGAAAGACCGGGTGAACATGGAAGATACGCTCTTCGCCGGTGCAGTGGTAAATCGCATCCGGGAACATTTTGATGTCAACTGTGATTCTGCAATTGCCGCTGAAACACTGTATGAATCTGCTAAAACAGATATCCATCAATTTATGAAACAGGCCTCCCACTACAAACGTCTCGCTAAATACGGCCTGGAAAAAGATATTGCCTATTGCCTTACGCCTGATGGCGCCAATATTCTCCCGATATTTAAAGACGGAGCACTGGTAGGCATTTAG
- a CDS encoding transferase, which produces MYLLIPGRHHLLTDFQFKYLNRLIKCSLEGEKDANGHTLAPTPVEGVIFAVTSANHLGTKRNPVPFYLRAMIIQEFSNSLDVPAYVYGIDDVGVIHDFAEYTIKTIRHSSEGAHSLTPENTVVICSTSVREMYMQRGFRTLTAEWDTTANAYTQPMPWDLVHLIAQAGDWRKNKTVLEQLHPAAFKIWSLYGVGEKVQQILKDPIIGADGDLTATRDYNVYVKQMDDIAALKYRETAPYIQPGNIGDIGCAVGSWIKMGCEDDRLHECDFYGIEVSRHLYDICLQRKHNGEFANPSVFFSQKNAVTSLVFEPGSMNTIHTSSLTHEIESYGSRKDLISFIQNRYQELVPGGVWINRDVVGPENRTETVLLWLNDQDGANDLPMPENPTTQTLAAWLGQLSTKALFHRFAQDFRHAEGYHLAHKWVTIGDTTYCQLSMQDACEFLFKKDYHDNWLSEMHETFCFWNFQDWKQALEEAGMRLDNLSHAYRNEWIVQNRLEGKVQLLRLNENEQPEPIQFPVSHMLLMARK; this is translated from the coding sequence ATGTACTTGCTCATACCTGGCCGACACCACCTGCTAACGGATTTTCAGTTCAAATACCTGAACCGCCTGATCAAATGCAGCCTGGAAGGCGAAAAAGACGCTAATGGCCATACACTGGCCCCGACACCCGTAGAAGGGGTCATCTTTGCAGTCACTTCTGCCAACCACCTGGGCACTAAACGAAACCCGGTACCCTTCTATCTCCGCGCGATGATCATCCAGGAATTTTCCAACTCCCTGGATGTACCTGCTTATGTATACGGCATCGACGACGTAGGGGTGATCCACGATTTCGCGGAATATACCATCAAAACCATCCGCCATTCCAGCGAAGGAGCCCACTCCCTCACCCCGGAAAATACCGTGGTTATTTGTTCTACCAGTGTACGGGAAATGTATATGCAGCGCGGATTTCGGACACTCACCGCCGAATGGGATACTACCGCCAACGCTTACACGCAGCCAATGCCCTGGGACCTCGTCCATCTCATCGCACAGGCCGGTGACTGGCGCAAAAACAAAACGGTATTGGAACAGCTGCATCCCGCCGCTTTTAAGATATGGTCACTGTATGGGGTAGGGGAGAAAGTACAACAGATCCTGAAAGATCCGATCATCGGGGCCGACGGCGACCTGACCGCCACCCGCGACTATAACGTTTACGTAAAACAGATGGACGATATCGCGGCCCTCAAATACCGCGAAACAGCGCCCTACATACAACCCGGCAACATCGGCGATATCGGCTGTGCCGTAGGATCCTGGATAAAAATGGGCTGTGAAGATGACCGCCTCCATGAATGCGATTTCTATGGCATCGAGGTCTCCCGGCATCTCTACGATATCTGCCTGCAACGCAAACACAACGGTGAATTCGCCAACCCCTCCGTATTCTTCTCCCAGAAAAATGCCGTTACCAGCCTGGTATTTGAGCCCGGCAGCATGAACACCATCCACACCTCTTCCCTGACACATGAAATAGAATCCTATGGCAGCAGAAAGGATCTGATTTCGTTTATACAAAACCGTTATCAGGAACTGGTACCTGGTGGTGTATGGATCAACAGAGACGTGGTAGGTCCTGAGAACAGAACAGAAACGGTACTCCTCTGGCTCAACGATCAGGATGGCGCCAACGACCTGCCTATGCCGGAGAACCCCACCACACAAACACTCGCCGCATGGCTGGGCCAACTTTCCACCAAAGCCCTGTTCCATCGTTTTGCACAGGACTTCCGCCATGCAGAAGGTTATCACCTGGCACACAAATGGGTGACCATCGGTGATACTACCTACTGTCAGTTATCTATGCAGGACGCCTGCGAATTCCTTTTCAAAAAGGATTATCACGACAACTGGCTCAGCGAAATGCACGAAACCTTCTGCTTCTGGAACTTCCAGGACTGGAAACAAGCCCTGGAAGAAGCAGGAATGCGGCTCGATAATCTCTCGCATGCCTATCGCAACGAATGGATCGTGCAAAACAGACTGGAAGGAAAAGTACAACTGTTACGCCTCAACGAAAATGAACAACCGGAACCGATACAATTTCCAGTATCCCATATGTTGTTAATGGCGAGAAAATAA
- a CDS encoding SRPBCC family protein has product MPTIHLTTVIYAPLERVYDLSRSITLHKRSMTHRQEEAIKGRTNGLIKYNETVTWRAKHLGKVRELTTKIIAMKEWEHFTDEMTEGDFTHMKHEHHFKQIGNGTVMIDIMDFGTPYGWLGRMVERFYLVGYMTRLLQHRNETIKDYAESEKWRVVLD; this is encoded by the coding sequence ATGCCTACTATTCATTTAACTACCGTGATCTATGCTCCCCTGGAGAGAGTCTATGACCTCAGCCGGAGTATTACCCTGCATAAACGCAGCATGACGCACCGGCAGGAAGAGGCCATCAAAGGTCGCACCAACGGACTGATTAAGTACAACGAAACAGTTACCTGGCGTGCAAAGCATCTGGGTAAGGTGCGGGAACTGACCACTAAAATAATTGCCATGAAGGAGTGGGAACATTTCACCGATGAAATGACAGAAGGTGATTTCACCCATATGAAACATGAGCACCATTTCAAACAGATCGGCAACGGTACGGTAATGATTGATATCATGGATTTTGGCACCCCCTATGGCTGGCTTGGCCGCATGGTGGAACGCTTTTATCTGGTGGGATACATGACCAGACTGCTACAGCACCGTAATGAAACCATTAAGGATTACGCAGAGAGTGAAAAGTGGAGAGTAGTCCTTGATTAA
- a CDS encoding helix-turn-helix domain-containing protein has protein sequence MRSPIPQHRINDGVTVPVPPFSNNVLIAGFNDEGKIMPRQYPHRHAYYEILLLHRSKGVHYVDFVAYPFEGAVVFLLSPEQVHQLNREGSNGYTLRFDPAFFSSGNDPDSQLLGHFLFDNMQACPVIPLEEAELARLDNLLNIAQDEFNRGGDDVTQILFSYIRVILMEIMRIRRRQLGEAHLLPGAPQTQLLQFKLLLHQHFHELHEVQDYASRMHVTPRQLNSITQRFTGKTAGSLIRERILLEAKRLLFLNELTVKEAGYRIGFDDPAYFTRFFKKNTGISPQQFRDNSPQA, from the coding sequence ATGCGATCACCTATTCCACAACACCGGATCAACGATGGTGTAACCGTTCCGGTACCACCGTTTTCCAACAATGTGTTGATTGCGGGTTTTAATGATGAAGGGAAGATCATGCCGAGGCAATACCCTCACCGGCATGCCTATTATGAGATATTGCTGCTGCATCGCAGCAAGGGCGTACATTATGTGGACTTTGTAGCTTATCCGTTTGAAGGAGCAGTGGTTTTCCTGTTGTCACCGGAACAGGTGCATCAGTTGAACCGTGAAGGCTCCAACGGATATACGCTCCGGTTTGATCCGGCTTTCTTCAGCAGTGGCAACGACCCCGACAGCCAGCTGCTGGGCCACTTCCTCTTCGACAATATGCAGGCCTGCCCGGTAATACCGCTGGAAGAGGCGGAGCTGGCACGTCTGGACAACCTGCTGAACATTGCACAGGACGAATTCAACAGGGGCGGGGATGATGTTACACAGATCCTCTTTTCCTACATCCGCGTAATTCTGATGGAGATCATGCGCATCCGGCGGCGCCAACTGGGAGAGGCCCACCTGTTGCCCGGCGCTCCGCAAACACAGCTGCTCCAGTTCAAACTCTTACTGCACCAGCATTTCCATGAACTGCATGAAGTGCAGGACTATGCTTCAAGAATGCATGTTACTCCACGGCAGCTGAATAGCATCACCCAACGGTTCACCGGCAAAACCGCCGGCTCTCTCATCCGGGAGCGTATCCTCCTGGAAGCCAAACGGCTGCTCTTCCTCAACGAACTTACCGTTAAAGAAGCCGGCTACCGCATCGGCTTCGATGATCCGGCCTATTTCACCCGTTTCTTCAAAAAAAATACAGGTATCTCTCCACAGCAATTCCGGGACAACTCCCCGCAGGCATAA
- a CDS encoding M28 family peptidase produces the protein MKKITWLLPLVSITLFVEAQKKNDRKTLSNLQQHVTYLSSDKLEGRKSGAPGEQLAAAYISTQLEQMAISPKGDNGFLQTFTIREGREPADNCVMTLNHEKLTAGQQFIPLPFSAGKTAKGEVLPNVNEPDNIWLINISELEPDNRKSKLEQYLQQTQIAAKSGATAVIFYNGKESPAEVLSWQEKSMSATSIPAIWVSNDISKKLGADEADAFLIDLRIAFKPVKITGTNVIGYIDNNASKTVIIGAHYDHLGMGEGHTIYHGADDNASGTAALLELARMLKSAKLKNHNFVIIAFSGKEQGLAGSGYFTTHSEGIDLSQVNYMINMDIIGDLDTSRGLQIGGVGSSPGWPGIIGSVASKQPKLVYDASSTSPSDHASFYKKNIPVLYFCTNTHKSIPDADDNADKINYDGTLTVIKLVYDIITKTDNMEKLAFDNAPARK, from the coding sequence GTGAAAAAGATAACCTGGCTGTTACCACTGGTATCTATTACCTTGTTCGTAGAGGCACAGAAAAAGAATGACCGAAAAACCTTGTCTAATCTACAACAGCATGTCACTTATCTCAGCAGTGACAAGCTGGAAGGCCGCAAGTCAGGTGCACCGGGCGAACAGCTGGCTGCCGCCTATATCTCTACACAGCTGGAACAAATGGCCATCTCCCCCAAAGGAGATAACGGCTTCCTCCAGACTTTCACCATCCGCGAAGGCAGAGAACCTGCTGATAACTGCGTCATGACGCTGAACCATGAAAAACTCACCGCCGGTCAGCAGTTCATCCCGCTACCCTTCAGTGCCGGCAAAACCGCCAAGGGCGAGGTACTCCCTAACGTCAATGAACCGGACAATATATGGCTCATCAATATCAGCGAGCTGGAACCGGATAACCGTAAAAGCAAACTGGAACAATACCTTCAGCAAACGCAGATAGCCGCCAAGTCAGGCGCTACGGCCGTCATCTTCTACAACGGGAAAGAATCCCCGGCAGAAGTACTCAGCTGGCAGGAAAAGTCCATGTCCGCTACGAGCATACCCGCCATATGGGTCAGCAATGATATCAGCAAAAAACTGGGCGCTGATGAGGCGGATGCCTTCCTCATAGACCTCCGGATAGCGTTTAAACCAGTGAAAATAACCGGTACCAACGTGATCGGCTATATCGACAACAACGCCTCCAAAACCGTGATCATCGGCGCTCACTACGACCACCTGGGAATGGGAGAGGGGCACACCATCTACCATGGTGCCGATGACAACGCCAGTGGTACCGCCGCCCTCCTGGAACTGGCCCGCATGCTCAAATCCGCCAAACTTAAAAACCATAATTTCGTCATTATCGCCTTCTCCGGTAAAGAGCAGGGCCTCGCCGGCTCCGGCTACTTCACCACTCATAGCGAAGGCATAGACCTGTCGCAGGTCAACTACATGATAAATATGGACATTATCGGCGACCTCGACACATCCCGCGGCCTGCAGATCGGTGGCGTTGGCTCTTCCCCCGGATGGCCCGGCATTATCGGCAGCGTAGCCTCCAAACAGCCCAAACTGGTATACGATGCCAGCAGTACCTCCCCGTCTGACCACGCCTCTTTCTACAAAAAAAATATCCCGGTACTGTACTTCTGCACCAATACCCACAAAAGCATTCCTGATGCAGACGATAATGCAGATAAAATCAATTATGATGGCACCCTGACCGTTATCAAACTGGTATACGACATTATCACCAAAACGGATAACATGGAAAAACTGGCTTTTGACAACGCTCCCGCCAGAAAATAA
- a CDS encoding NUDIX hydrolase, whose translation MPVTQNIRLTVDAVVFGYIPKEGIVVLLIKRTIDPYLHSWALPGGFVLDDESLETAVTRELLTEAGVNINYLEQLYSFGLPGRDPRGRVVSVAYFGLVNPTNFKLAASSDAEDASWFNIKELPSLAFDHATIIDVAVSRLRNKIRYEPIGFELLDKKFPIADLEKLYETLLDRPIDRRNFQKKINHLGILISHNEKQKQVSQGRPAKLFSFNEEQYFKLKKEGMAFEI comes from the coding sequence TTGCCAGTAACACAGAACATCAGGTTGACCGTAGATGCGGTCGTATTCGGATATATTCCCAAAGAAGGAATTGTAGTGCTGTTGATCAAACGCACCATAGACCCCTACCTACATAGCTGGGCACTGCCCGGCGGGTTTGTGCTCGACGACGAATCCCTGGAAACGGCCGTTACCCGTGAACTGCTCACAGAAGCCGGCGTAAATATCAACTACCTCGAACAACTATACTCCTTCGGCCTTCCCGGCCGCGATCCCAGAGGCAGGGTCGTGTCTGTTGCCTATTTCGGACTGGTGAATCCCACCAATTTTAAGCTGGCCGCCAGCTCCGACGCAGAAGACGCTTCCTGGTTCAATATCAAAGAACTCCCTTCTCTGGCCTTCGATCACGCCACCATCATCGATGTGGCCGTATCACGCCTGCGCAATAAAATCCGCTACGAACCCATCGGCTTCGAACTGCTGGATAAAAAATTCCCCATCGCAGACCTCGAAAAATTATACGAAACACTGCTCGACAGGCCCATCGACCGTCGCAACTTCCAGAAAAAAATAAACCACCTCGGCATCCTGATATCCCACAACGAAAAACAAAAACAAGTGTCTCAGGGCCGCCCCGCCAAACTCTTCAGCTTCAACGAAGAACAATATTTCAAATTAAAAAAAGAGGGCATGGCCTTCGAAATCTGA
- a CDS encoding nuclear transport factor 2 family protein — protein sequence MDEKLALVYRYFQLLENFSADPAEFAKIFHPNVIQTEYPNQLSVDVKQRNFELMLDSMATNKQILKSQHYSVLKAFQNGNTLVVEAKWTGEIGVDAGKFRRGQIMNAFICTVIEFREGKIYRQRNYDCYEH from the coding sequence ATGGACGAAAAGCTGGCCCTCGTATACCGGTATTTCCAGCTGCTGGAAAATTTTTCAGCGGATCCGGCCGAATTTGCCAAGATTTTTCATCCCAACGTTATACAGACAGAATACCCGAACCAGCTGTCGGTAGATGTAAAACAAAGGAATTTCGAGTTGATGCTTGACAGTATGGCCACCAACAAGCAGATCCTGAAATCGCAGCATTATAGCGTGCTCAAAGCCTTTCAAAATGGTAATACCCTCGTGGTGGAAGCCAAATGGACCGGGGAAATAGGCGTGGATGCAGGGAAATTCAGAAGAGGCCAGATCATGAACGCCTTTATCTGTACCGTTATCGAGTTCCGCGAAGGAAAAATTTACCGGCAGCGCAACTACGATTGTTATGAACATTAA
- a CDS encoding DoxX family protein: MKDNKQIAFLVLRIGLGILFVIFGIQKLQGGTATWEFLGGTLKTIGISKWPAFWGLLATLSELLGGIALITGFFIRPAAVALLGTMIVATLFKVASGAPFAEVSYPLAMGIVFISFIIGGGKRVQTA, encoded by the coding sequence ATGAAAGACAACAAACAAATTGCATTTCTGGTATTACGTATAGGCCTCGGCATATTATTCGTGATCTTTGGCATTCAGAAATTACAGGGTGGTACTGCCACCTGGGAATTCCTGGGCGGAACACTGAAAACCATCGGCATCAGCAAATGGCCTGCTTTCTGGGGTCTGCTGGCCACTCTTTCTGAACTGCTGGGAGGTATTGCCCTGATTACCGGCTTCTTCATCAGGCCAGCGGCTGTCGCACTGTTGGGTACGATGATCGTTGCCACCTTATTCAAGGTAGCTTCAGGAGCGCCTTTCGCGGAAGTGTCCTACCCGCTGGCCATGGGGATTGTATTTATCTCTTTTATTATCGGAGGGGGAAAACGGGTACAAACAGCGTAG
- the gcvT gene encoding glycine cleavage system aminomethyltransferase GcvT: MKNTPFTEKHIALGAKMAPFAGYNMPISYSGINDEHQAVRTNAGVFDVSHMGEFILKGEHALDLIQRVTTNDASKLTAGKAQYSALPNNEGGLVDDLLVYCIEENNVYMLVVNASNIEKDWNWISQFNTKGVEMHNISDKTCLLAIQGPNATSILQPLTEVDIVNLKYYTFAKGVFAGVPNVVISATGYTGSGGIEIYFEDTDGAAEKIWDAIFAAGGPKGLKPIGLGARDTLRLEMGFCLYGNDIDDRTSPMEAGLGWITKFTKDFPSRPVFEKQKAEGVSQKLVGFEMIDKGIARHDYEIKDADGNVIGRVTSGTQSPSLQKAIGLGYVKTSHAALDSEIFIAVRDKALKAKVVKVPFLS; encoded by the coding sequence ATGAAAAACACACCTTTTACAGAGAAACACATTGCACTGGGCGCCAAGATGGCTCCTTTTGCTGGTTACAACATGCCTATTTCCTATTCAGGTATTAATGACGAGCACCAGGCGGTGCGTACAAACGCCGGCGTGTTTGATGTAAGCCACATGGGTGAGTTTATATTGAAAGGCGAGCATGCATTGGACCTGATCCAGCGTGTAACCACCAACGACGCGTCCAAACTGACTGCCGGTAAAGCCCAGTATAGTGCTCTGCCTAATAATGAAGGTGGTCTTGTAGATGATCTGCTGGTTTATTGTATTGAAGAAAATAACGTTTATATGCTGGTAGTGAATGCCAGCAATATTGAAAAAGACTGGAACTGGATAAGCCAGTTCAATACCAAAGGGGTGGAAATGCACAATATTTCCGATAAAACCTGCCTGCTGGCCATCCAGGGCCCTAATGCCACCAGCATACTGCAGCCCCTGACTGAAGTGGATATTGTAAACCTGAAATACTACACTTTCGCAAAAGGTGTTTTTGCTGGTGTGCCTAATGTAGTGATCAGCGCTACCGGTTACACTGGTTCCGGTGGTATCGAGATCTATTTTGAAGATACTGATGGTGCAGCAGAGAAAATCTGGGACGCTATCTTCGCTGCCGGCGGTCCTAAAGGGCTGAAGCCAATCGGCCTGGGTGCCCGCGACACGCTCCGCCTGGAAATGGGCTTCTGCCTGTATGGTAATGATATCGACGACCGTACCTCTCCGATGGAAGCCGGTCTGGGATGGATCACCAAATTCACCAAAGATTTCCCTTCCCGTCCTGTTTTCGAAAAACAAAAGGCAGAAGGTGTTTCCCAGAAACTGGTAGGATTTGAAATGATCGACAAGGGTATTGCGCGTCATGACTACGAAATCAAAGACGCTGACGGTAATGTGATCGGTCGTGTGACTTCCGGTACACAGTCTCCTTCCCTGCAGAAAGCTATCGGTCTGGGCTATGTGAAAACAAGCCACGCTGCACTGGACTCCGAAATATTTATCGCGGTAAGGGACAAGGCCCTGAAGGCAAAAGTCGTGAAAGTGCCGTTCCTTAGCTAG